In one window of Ruminococcus hominis DNA:
- a CDS encoding replication initiator protein A, whose product MNYKYITKEEISVAYFQFPKFLLKYPISQNGKVVYMLLYDRARLSQMNNWLDENGRIYVIYPITELIKHIGKCRSSIKSALKELDEAGLLLRRSGGFSKPNHLYIKIPAEEIYQKDRNSTPLENGQSYKQPLHSQNTGPMRVKKSTPETFSHSLDSGLTHDRQLSCKRIQLVCSNRFL is encoded by the coding sequence TTGAATTATAAATACATAACCAAGGAAGAAATTTCGGTTGCATACTTTCAGTTCCCTAAGTTCCTGTTGAAGTATCCGATTTCACAGAACGGGAAGGTGGTGTATATGCTGCTGTATGACCGGGCACGACTCTCACAAATGAATAACTGGTTGGATGAAAATGGCCGGATCTATGTGATCTATCCGATTACGGAATTAATAAAACATATAGGGAAATGTAGGTCGTCCATAAAGTCTGCATTAAAGGAATTGGACGAAGCCGGACTACTGTTAAGAAGATCTGGTGGGTTTTCTAAGCCAAACCACTTGTATATAAAGATTCCCGCAGAAGAGATTTATCAGAAGGACAGAAATTCAACCCCGTTAGAAAATGGACAGTCATATAAACAACCACTGCATAGCCAGAATACTGGCCCCATGAGAGTCAAAAAGTCGACGCCTGAGACTTTTTCTCACAGTCTCGATTCAGGTCTGACACACGATAGACAGCTTTCTTGTAAGCGTATCCAGTTGGTGTGTAGTAATAGATTTCTATGA